The Erigeron canadensis isolate Cc75 chromosome 4, C_canadensis_v1, whole genome shotgun sequence genome window below encodes:
- the LOC122596241 gene encoding probable ADP-ribosylation factor GTPase-activating protein AGD14: protein MSRLREDERNERAIRNLLKLPENRRCINCNSLGPQYVCTSFWTFVCTTCSGIHREFTHRVKSVSMAKFTSQEVIALQGGGNASAKEIYFKEWDSQRQSYPDSSNVERLRDFIKHVYVDKRYTGGRNFDKHPTLKMREAENQGGFRSPPFKPTAGGKSDDGGSKNSYDERLSPGYNQDFGRSPPAEHTDDWRREDRSEVEVQSPDRPRDPEMLSTPKVRPVRNILGDKVSPLRVIEPPKANGFRHMQGTVSSSSLASSNGNPAGKKTESSLIDFDSAPDPPSTTRVPQIQQTASSAPIVAQPTTLNNDWANFDSVQEVKASDTPSNTDFLDVLSELSVLSSSVGISASMSAPAQPGNTLLSSVGATPVSAPISQSTIAYGGAHAATLGTNAFFNTADSGQWQKQAPAQSSNGGSQINQSWNSSLIENTQVLSSSQGAQSHGIDIKQTAKKELPEDLFSSNYASFAAPAPSWLRAPQYSLGFNMQYNVQMPMPPTYMQPSNVLNQFGVNESSPAQAITFPSMAPLQGALPNMVAQQGIQRTGSLGEWMPTQLSHPLPYSSIQHTSSLGTTLSAWTSHPLSLSPQILSYGSAIPSGPYVGQAAPNIQPSRPQAGGFGVDSSSMSFNFNQQQRGSSVSSARGNPFG, encoded by the exons ATGAGTCGGTTAAGAGAGGACGAGCGGAACGAGAGAGCTATAAGGAATCTACTTAAACTTCCGGAGAATCGGAGGTGTATTAACTGCAACAGTTTG GGACCCCAATACGTATGCACAAGCTTCTGGACATTTGTTTGCACTACTTGCAGTGGAATACA TCGTGAGTTCACTCACAGGGTGAAATCAGTTTCAATGGCCAAATTTACTTCACAGGAAGTTATTGCCCTTCAAGGAGGGGGAAATGCG AGTGCGAAGgaaatatattttaaagaatGGGATTCCCAACGTCAGTCATACCCGGATAGTAG TAATGTTGAGAGACTCCGGGATTTCATTAAGCATGTCTATGTGGATAAAAGATATACAGGTGGGAGGAACTTTGACAAGCATCCAACGTTAAAAATG CGGGAAGCAGAAAATCAAGGAGGTTTTAGAAGCCCACCTTTTAAGCCTACTGCTGGAGGAAAGAGTGATGACGGGGGCTCCAAAAATAGCTATGATGAAAGGTTGAGTCCAGGATATAATCAAGATTTTGGAAGAAGTCCTCCGGCTGAACATACAGATGATTGGCGACGAGAAGATAGATCCGAGGTTGAAGTGCAGTCCCCTGATCGACCTAGAGATCCAGAAATGTTGAGTACCCCAAAAGTGAGACCTGTAAGGAATATACTGGGAGATAAAGTGTCTCCTCTTCGAGTTATTGAGCCTCCAAAGGCCAATGGCTTCCGGCATATGCAG GGAACTGTATCTTCTAGTAGCCTGGCATCATCCAATGGGAATCCGGCTGGAAAGAAAACAGAAAGTTCTTTAATTGATTTTGATTCTGCGCCTGATCCTCCTTCAACTACTCGAGTGCCACAAATACAACAGACTGCCTCTTCTGCTCCAATTGTTGCTCAGCCAACAACACTGAATAATGATTGGGCAAATTTTGATTCAGTTCAAGAGGTGAAAGCCTCTGATACTCCTTCAAATACGGACTTTCTGGATGTACTTTCTGAGTTATCAGTTCTGTCATCATCAGTGGGCATTAGTGCATCCATGTCTGCACCTGCACAACCGGGCAACACACTTTTGTCATCAGTCGGTGCTACTCCTGTTTCTGCACCAATAAGCCAATCAACCATTGCTTATGGAGGTGCTCATGCAGCAACTCTTGGAACTAATGCCTTTTTCAATACTGCTGATAGCGGGCAGTGGCAAAAGCAGGCTCCTGCCCAGTCATCTAATGGTGGATCCCAGATCAATCAG TCTTGGAATTCTTCACTTATTGAGAATACCCAAGTGCTTTCAAGTTCTCAAGGTGCACAATCTCATGGCATTGATATTAAACAGACTGCTAAAAAAGAACTACCAGAG GATCTATTTTCTTCCAACTATGCTTCATTCGCTGCACCGGCACCAAGTTGGTTACGTGCTCCACAATATAGCTTGGGATTCAATATGCAATATAATGTTCAAATG CCCATGCCACCGACGTACATGCAGCCATCAAACGTTTTAAATCAGTTTGGAGTTAACGAATCATCTCCTGCCCAAGCCATAACG TTTCCTTCTATGGCACCTTTGCAAGGGGCTTTGCCAAACATGGTAGCTCAACAAGGCATACAGCGTACTGGAAGCCTTGGTGAGTGGATGCCGACCCAATTATCTCATCCACTGCCATATTCAAGTATACAACATACCTCAAGTCTTGGTACTACTTTGTCAGCATGGACATCTCATCCATTATCATTGTCACCACAAATTTTATCATATGGATCAGCAATTCCTTCCG GCCCATATGTGGGACAAGCAGCACCCAACATACAACCATCCAG GCCTCAAGCAGGTGGTTTTGGTGTAGATAGCTCTTCCATGTCCTTTAATTTCAATCAACAACAACGTGGTTCTAGTGTTTCTTCTGCCAGAGGAAATCCATTTGGTTGA
- the LOC122598402 gene encoding SKP1-like protein 11, whose product MSTWTTQVSTIEQKVEELVTETITLKLNVKEDDDVSENNNLENLNTEELLELGDKAKEEGNKELLEAISQKLLERIKDKKLDVESIDYELLFKILMIAHKDAADNKELLELGCQTVADRIAAKTPEEIRQILHIENDFTPEEEAAVRAENAWAFE is encoded by the coding sequence atgtCTACTTGGACTACTCAAGTTTCTACCATCGAACAAAAAGTAGAAGAACTAGTAACCGAAACAATCACCCTCAAACTAAACGtgaaagaagatgatgatgtctCGGAAAACAACAACCTAGAAAACCTCAACACCGAAGAGCTACTAGAACTTGGTGATAAAGCCAAAGAAGAGGGTAACAAAGAATTGTTGGAGGCGATATCTCAAAAATTGTTGGAGCGGATCAAGGACAAGAAGTTGGACGTTGAAAGCATTGATTACGAGCTTCTGTTTAAAATCCTTATGATAGCCCATAAGGACGCGGCTGATAACAAAGAATTGCTTGAATTGGGTTGTCAGACAGTGGCTGATCGGATCGCGGCCAAGACCCCTGAGGAGATTCGACAGATTTTGCATATCGAGAATGATTTTACACCCGAGGAGGAAGCAGCGGTTCGGGCAGAAAATGCATGGGCTTTTGAATAA
- the LOC122596804 gene encoding uncharacterized protein LOC122596804, translated as MAKKSLCFFILVTLITTISCSSNNPTTAHTVLTQHGFPVGLLPTDVKSYDLNTTSGKFTVHLTNPCRLILPPDNYLATYSKKITGKIVENKIGEINGIKVRAFYQWWGITGIKISGDDLVFEVGMVTAKYPSKNFADTPQCEGQKHSSS; from the coding sequence ATGGCCAAAAAATCTCTTTGTTTTTTCATCCTTGTGACACTCATCACAACAATCTCATGTTCCTCGAATAATCCAACGACGGCCCACACAGTGCTGACACAGCACGGTTTCCCGGTGGGTCTACTACCAACAGATGTAAAATCATATGATCTCAACACCACTTCTGGAAAATTTACAGTTCACTTAACAAACCCATGTCGGTTAATATTACCACCTGATAATTACCTTGCTACTTATTCCAAGAAAATTACTGGCAAGATTGTTGAAAACAAGATTGGTGAAATTAATGGGATTAAAGTTAGGGCTTTTTATCAGTGGTGGGGTATTACTGGAATTAAGATTAGTGGTGATGATTTGGTTTTTGAAGTTGGAATGGTTACTGCTAAATATCCTTCCAAGAATTTTGCTGATACTCCTCAATGTGAAGGCCAAAAACACTCTTCTTCTTGA
- the LOC122595569 gene encoding protein SODIUM POTASSIUM ROOT DEFECTIVE 2 has product MGKKMMSIGKILDSICLSNGGASSCLCCLNNFEIQDDYEFEREPLVDQSKDASDKPQTLAFFLKPKMVVLRVSMHCNGCARKVQRHISKMDGVTSYQVDLETKMVIVMGDIVPFEVLESVSKVKNAQLWAEPPTSP; this is encoded by the exons ATGGGCAAGAAGATGATGAGCATTGGTAAGATCTTGGACAGTATTTGTCTATCAAATGGTGGTGCAAGTTCTTGTCTTTGTTGCTTAAACAATTTTGAAATCCAAGATGATTATGAGTTTGAGAGGGAACCACTTGTCGATCAATCTAAAGATGCATCAGATAAACCTCAAACACTTGCCTTTTTTCTAAAGCCAAAG ATGGTGGTGCTAAGGGTGTCCATGCATTGCAATGGTTGTGCAAGGAAGGTCCAAAGACACATCTCTAAGATGGATG gagtGACATCCTACCAAGTGGACTTGGAAACCAAGATGGTGATTGTAATGGGAGACATTGTTCCATTTGAGGTGTTGGAGAGTGTTTCTAAAGTCAAGAATGCACAACTTTGGGCCGAACCACCCACCTCCccatga
- the LOC122597859 gene encoding 30S ribosomal protein S31, mitochondrial has translation MAMLLYMRRLGKRLGEEGRRYTFSTWSSSASASASASASAPPAVLCGRGDKRTKKGKVFKGTYGNSRPKKDKYIQRIKDKLEVPRSTPWPLPFKLI, from the coding sequence atggcgATGTTGTTGTACATGCGGCGATTAGGGAAGCGATTGGGTGAGGAAGGCCGACGCTACACGTTTTCTACATGGTCATCATCAGCATCAGCATCAGCATCAGCATCAGCATCAGCTCCTCCAGCTGTGTTATGCGGAAGGGGTGATAAGAGAACGAAAAAGGGTAAAGTATTCAAAGGGACGTACGGAAACTCAAGGCCCAAAAAGGATAAATACATTCAACGTATTAAGGACAAGCTGGAGGTCCCCAGATCCACTCCTTGGCCTCTtccttttaaattaatttaa